One segment of Candidatus Coatesbacteria bacterium DNA contains the following:
- a CDS encoding riboflavin synthase, whose translation MFTGIISEIGRLVGLRPGGVARLELQAPATAAGLALGDSVAVNGACLTAVAVTEDGFSAEAMPETLRRTNLGGLAPGAVVNLERALRLGDGLDGHLVQGHVDGTARLREVRWEGAARRLVLELDEPRLSRYLAPKGSVTLDGVSLTVIAVAGVRFSVGLIPHTAAATTLGGLSGGARLNVEVDLLARYLERLTGGGSGGLDGDFLAEHGFKG comes from the coding sequence ATCAGCGAGATCGGCCGTCTGGTCGGGCTGCGGCCGGGCGGGGTGGCGCGGTTGGAGCTACAGGCCCCTGCGACGGCGGCGGGCCTGGCGCTCGGGGATTCCGTAGCGGTCAACGGCGCCTGCCTGACGGCCGTGGCTGTCACCGAAGACGGCTTCAGCGCCGAGGCGATGCCCGAGACCCTGCGGCGGACCAACCTGGGTGGGCTGGCGCCCGGCGCCGTGGTGAACCTGGAGCGCGCCCTGCGGCTGGGTGACGGCCTGGACGGCCATCTGGTCCAGGGTCACGTCGACGGCACGGCGCGGCTGCGCGAGGTGCGGTGGGAAGGGGCCGCCCGGCGGCTCGTTCTGGAGCTGGACGAACCGCGCCTGTCCAGGTATCTGGCGCCCAAGGGCTCGGTAACGCTGGACGGGGTCAGCCTGACGGTCATCGCGGTCGCCGGGGTGCGTTTCAGCGTGGGCCTGATCCCGCACACGGCGGCCGCCACCACCCTGGGCGGGCTGAGCGGCGGCGCTCGTCTCAACGTCGAGGTCGACCTGCTGGCCCGGTATCTGGAGCGTTTGACCGGCGGCGGATCCGGCGGGCTGGACGGCGACTTCCTGGCCGAGCACGGTTTCAAGGGTTGA